The Armatimonadota bacterium genome includes a region encoding these proteins:
- a CDS encoding GxxExxY protein, translating to MSTKGYDFDDNTGRIIGAAIEAHKELGPGFQEVVYQRALALELQSAGVEFVREEKIPVYYKDRQIDTRRVDFVAGDCIVEIKARKELLPEDYIQTLSYLRASRFRVALLINFGAEKVEVKRLVNERGRHAHARHP from the coding sequence ATGAGTACCAAGGGCTATGACTTCGATGATAACACCGGCCGGATCATCGGTGCGGCTATCGAAGCGCACAAGGAACTCGGGCCCGGGTTCCAGGAAGTGGTCTACCAACGGGCGCTCGCGCTCGAACTCCAGTCGGCGGGCGTCGAGTTCGTCCGGGAAGAGAAGATCCCCGTCTATTACAAAGACCGACAGATTGACACCCGGAGAGTTGACTTCGTGGCCGGCGACTGCATAGTGGAGATCAAGGCGCGGAAGGAACTGCTCCCGGAGGACTACATCCAGACGCTCTCCTACCTCAGGGCGTCGAGGTTCCGCGTTGCACTGCTCATCAACTTCGGCGCAGAGAAGGTCGAGGTCAAGCGCTTAGTGAACGAGCGGGGCAGGCATGCTCATGCGCGCCACCCTTGA
- a CDS encoding DUF4434 domain-containing protein translates to MNRREALSEIGRLALGAAALASVPGAVRAEKPKCRPTISGALWWFDPAETVRWGESGWRRELEEQRKIGFDLLWLVNAPAGLDHPGDPLGIVMDLCAKRGVQVILDTGTAMPDVWYADLQPKAQLEACGKNIARLAERFKGHPAFYAWYIPHEIYMCWDDQAKKIEQLYAGLTDLCRKAADVPVTLSPFFILDRDKVFGGFRFNEPDEYREYWTRLIRKSGIAVIMLQDSGEHFSYVTNEQRRPFFEAMSAACRDSKARLWGNVETAEFECPSIEEYVRRYGRVHHSTVKNAPWRPVPIGRLREKLDLASRYSERIVTWGYREFCRPSLGDRARKWYEDYRQYAAVVRNRE, encoded by the coding sequence GTGAACCGTCGAGAGGCTCTGTCTGAAATCGGCAGGCTGGCGCTCGGAGCCGCCGCCCTTGCATCGGTCCCGGGCGCGGTCCGCGCCGAGAAGCCGAAGTGCCGACCGACGATCTCGGGCGCGCTCTGGTGGTTCGACCCGGCGGAGACCGTCCGTTGGGGCGAATCCGGGTGGCGCAGGGAACTCGAGGAGCAGCGGAAGATCGGCTTCGACCTCCTCTGGCTGGTCAACGCGCCCGCCGGTCTCGATCATCCCGGCGACCCGCTCGGGATCGTGATGGACCTCTGCGCCAAACGCGGAGTCCAGGTCATCCTCGACACCGGCACGGCAATGCCCGACGTCTGGTACGCCGACCTTCAGCCGAAGGCTCAGCTCGAGGCATGCGGGAAGAACATCGCCCGACTCGCCGAGCGGTTCAAGGGCCATCCGGCGTTCTATGCATGGTACATCCCCCACGAGATCTACATGTGCTGGGACGATCAGGCGAAGAAGATCGAGCAACTCTACGCCGGCCTGACCGACCTGTGCAGGAAGGCCGCCGACGTGCCGGTGACGCTCTCGCCGTTCTTCATCCTCGACCGCGACAAGGTCTTCGGCGGCTTCCGCTTCAACGAGCCGGACGAGTACCGGGAGTACTGGACGCGGCTGATCCGGAAGTCCGGCATCGCCGTCATCATGCTCCAGGACAGCGGCGAGCACTTCTCCTACGTAACGAACGAGCAGCGGAGACCGTTCTTCGAGGCGATGTCGGCGGCATGCCGGGACTCGAAGGCGCGGCTCTGGGGGAACGTGGAGACCGCCGAGTTCGAGTGCCCGAGCATCGAGGAATATGTCAGGCGGTACGGACGCGTGCATCACTCGACGGTCAAGAACGCGCCCTGGCGTCCGGTCCCGATCGGGCGGCTCAGGGAGAAGCTCGACCTCGCGTCCCGATACTCCGAGCGGATCGTCACCTGGGGCTACCGGGAGTTCTGCCGCCCATCGCTCGGCGACCGCGCCCGGAAGTGGTATGAGGACTACCGTCAGTATGCGGCGGTGGTGCGGAATCGCGAATGA
- a CDS encoding GAF domain-containing protein — protein sequence MVEHEDLASQVQHLRKELEEKARYIAALEKANKELEQRIKSSSETGESAPITELEETLKRLVAKIAAILQAEKCVFMLLDKDRGELVATKPAYGLSDDDIRKFRVRATQGVSGEVFREGKPVILYDALTDERTMKENVALLNVTNGVCVPLVVEKRDEENRVIETNTIGVLHVFNKRYGNIFIEEDVRLLERLARNATAVIQNAQMFREVVEEKEELEHIIESVYAGLLMVNKEGRIMQANASAREMFGIQSKDISRLYYEIIEDSKCKEIISSALESGEETAGEISLLTEDESVEHIYQLQTALVKSEEGQVMGAVAIFNDITELRNIERMKTAFVSTVSHELRTPLTSIKGFISTLLADVEGYYDGDTQREFYTIIDTECDRLTRLISDLLNVSRIEAGRALDLNPKEVELYSLVEKVISVQRSYTNKHELKVELEEGIPTIIADEDKVDQILTNLTNNAIKYSPKGGEVTIRGSYADGFVTLSVTDQGMGIPKEHIAKVFDRFHRIDNRDTRQVGGTGIGLYLVKHLVEAHGGKIWIESEVGQGSSFIFTLPLKPPCVEEMEERDTEEAAAAQT from the coding sequence ATGGTTGAGCATGAGGACCTGGCATCGCAGGTCCAGCATCTTCGGAAGGAGCTGGAAGAGAAGGCTCGCTACATCGCGGCTCTCGAGAAGGCGAACAAGGAACTCGAGCAGCGGATCAAGAGTTCGAGTGAAACCGGCGAGTCCGCGCCGATAACCGAACTCGAAGAGACCCTCAAGAGGCTCGTCGCCAAGATCGCCGCGATACTGCAGGCAGAGAAGTGCGTGTTCATGCTCCTCGACAAGGACCGCGGGGAACTCGTGGCCACGAAGCCCGCGTACGGCCTCTCCGACGACGACATAAGGAAGTTCCGGGTCAGGGCGACCCAGGGTGTTTCCGGCGAGGTCTTCAGGGAAGGCAAGCCGGTCATCCTGTATGACGCCTTGACCGACGAGCGCACGATGAAAGAGAACGTCGCGCTGCTGAACGTCACCAACGGCGTCTGCGTGCCGCTGGTCGTCGAGAAGCGCGACGAAGAGAACCGCGTCATCGAGACGAACACCATCGGCGTCCTCCACGTTTTCAACAAGCGCTACGGGAACATCTTCATCGAGGAAGACGTCCGCCTGCTGGAGCGCCTCGCGCGAAACGCCACCGCCGTCATCCAGAACGCGCAGATGTTCCGCGAGGTCGTCGAGGAGAAGGAAGAACTCGAGCACATCATCGAGAGCGTCTACGCCGGCCTGCTCATGGTCAACAAGGAAGGCCGGATCATGCAGGCGAACGCTTCCGCCCGCGAGATGTTCGGCATCCAGAGCAAGGACATCAGCCGCCTGTACTACGAGATCATCGAGGACTCGAAGTGCAAGGAGATCATCTCCTCCGCGCTCGAGAGCGGCGAGGAGACCGCGGGCGAGATATCCCTGCTCACCGAGGACGAGAGCGTAGAGCACATCTATCAGCTCCAGACCGCCCTCGTGAAGTCCGAAGAGGGCCAGGTCATGGGCGCCGTCGCGATATTCAACGACATCACGGAGCTGCGCAACATCGAGCGCATGAAGACCGCGTTCGTCTCCACGGTGTCCCACGAACTGCGGACGCCGCTCACTTCGATCAAGGGATTCATCTCCACCCTGCTCGCCGACGTCGAGGGCTACTACGATGGCGACACCCAGCGCGAGTTCTACACGATCATTGACACCGAGTGCGACCGCCTGACCCGCCTGATCAGCGACCTGCTGAACGTCTCCCGCATCGAGGCCGGGCGCGCGCTCGACCTCAACCCGAAGGAAGTCGAGCTCTACAGCCTGGTGGAGAAAGTGATCAGCGTCCAGAGGTCCTACACGAACAAGCACGAGTTGAAGGTGGAGCTGGAGGAAGGAATCCCGACCATCATCGCCGACGAGGACAAGGTGGACCAGATCCTCACGAACCTGACCAACAACGCGATCAAGTACTCGCCCAAGGGCGGAGAGGTCACGATCAGGGGATCCTACGCCGACGGCTTCGTGACCCTGAGCGTAACGGACCAGGGCATGGGCATCCCCAAGGAGCACATCGCCAAGGTGTTCGACAGGTTCCACCGCATAGACAACCGCGATACCAGGCAGGTCGGCGGGACCGGGATCGGGCTCTACCTCGTCAAGCACCTGGTGGAGGCCCACGGCGGCAAGATCTGGATCGAGAGCGAAGTCGGCCAGGGCTCGAGCTTCATCTTCACGCTGCCCCTGAAGCCTCCTTGCGTCGAGGAGATGGAAGAGCGCGACACCGAGGAAGCCGCGGCCGCTCAGACATAG
- the dut gene encoding dUTP diphosphatase, giving the protein MTSGAATILVQREPGTEDLPLPEYATSGSAGMDLLAAIDDDVSLLPGERGLISTGIRIAIPSGFEAQVRPRSGLALRHGIGMVNSPGTIDSDYRGIIQVIVINHGHEPFTIRRGDRIAQLVVAPVERAVLVETHTLPETVRNEGGFGHSGV; this is encoded by the coding sequence ATGACCAGCGGCGCCGCGACGATCCTCGTTCAGAGAGAGCCGGGCACGGAAGACCTGCCCCTGCCCGAGTACGCCACCTCCGGCTCGGCGGGAATGGATCTCCTCGCGGCGATTGACGATGACGTCTCGCTGCTTCCCGGCGAACGCGGGCTCATCTCGACCGGCATCCGCATCGCTATCCCCTCAGGATTCGAGGCGCAGGTGCGGCCCAGAAGCGGGCTCGCCCTCCGACACGGAATCGGCATGGTCAACTCCCCCGGTACGATAGACTCCGATTATCGTGGTATAATCCAGGTGATAGTGATCAACCACGGGCACGAGCCGTTCACCATACGCAGGGGAGACCGGATCGCGCAGCTCGTCGTCGCGCCGGTGGAACGCGCCGTTCTCGTGGAGACTCACACCCTGCCGGAGACCGTCCGGAACGAGGGCGGATTCGGCCACAGCGGAGTGTAG
- a CDS encoding tetratricopeptide repeat protein, which translates to MSDELTSTCPKCAAATAPDAKFCTECGASLPACDDDTHAALSSANLYRLRGEWQAAIDKCMFALALDEDCAPAHSLLGDIYREQGHTSEAVHWYKLALDLDPDNEADRAKLEGIIAHRPDDRRAGHDRRAEMIGTAKRVLLEAALAIGLLLLITAVWPMIFPERKSTEPGAAPPAQNPQVVHIPSTVPEGEPESEPPAPARQPIGLMSARENALLQAMNASEVLTRRGLQVTGIAFDPRNRSAAITFTMPEPSREQRADAVVRGSLIVLREACSKSEDLELLTIRALHGDSSEVGFVADAQRNSVQSLDPATAEYSQLIGVLQNTWWAQ; encoded by the coding sequence ATGTCCGACGAACTCACGTCCACCTGCCCGAAATGCGCCGCCGCGACAGCTCCCGATGCGAAGTTCTGCACCGAGTGCGGAGCCTCGCTGCCCGCCTGCGACGATGATACTCACGCCGCCCTCTCGTCCGCGAACCTCTACCGCCTGCGCGGCGAATGGCAGGCCGCGATAGACAAGTGCATGTTCGCCCTCGCCCTCGACGAGGACTGCGCGCCCGCCCACTCCCTTCTGGGCGATATCTACCGCGAGCAGGGGCATACGAGCGAGGCGGTTCACTGGTACAAGCTGGCCCTCGACCTCGACCCGGACAACGAGGCGGACCGCGCCAAACTGGAGGGGATCATCGCCCACCGTCCGGACGATCGCCGTGCCGGGCACGACCGCCGCGCGGAGATGATCGGGACTGCAAAGCGAGTGCTGCTGGAAGCGGCTCTGGCGATCGGCCTGCTGCTGCTAATAACAGCCGTCTGGCCGATGATCTTCCCCGAGAGGAAGTCCACGGAGCCCGGAGCCGCGCCTCCCGCGCAGAACCCTCAGGTGGTCCACATCCCCAGCACCGTTCCGGAGGGTGAGCCGGAGTCGGAGCCGCCCGCGCCCGCCCGTCAGCCGATCGGCCTGATGTCAGCCCGCGAGAACGCTCTGCTCCAGGCGATGAACGCTTCCGAGGTGCTGACCCGGAGGGGCCTGCAGGTCACGGGCATCGCGTTCGACCCGCGAAACCGTTCGGCCGCGATCACGTTCACCATGCCGGAACCGTCCCGCGAACAGCGGGCCGACGCGGTCGTCCGAGGGTCGCTGATCGTGCTGCGAGAGGCGTGCTCCAAGTCCGAAGACCTCGAGCTTCTGACGATCAGGGCCCTCCATGGGGACTCCTCCGAAGTGGGGTTTGTGGCCGACGCCCAGCGCAACTCAGTGCAGTCGCTCGACCCCGCGACGGCCGAGTATTCCCAACTCATCGGAGTCCTTCAGAACACCTGGTGGGCTCAGTGA